The Paenibacillus tianjinensis genome has a window encoding:
- the hydG gene encoding [FeFe] hydrogenase H-cluster radical SAM maturase HydG — protein sequence MEHLRKDWEPADFINDAEILSSLEEAKRLAGEEAVVRSILEKSRSCKGLTHREAAVLLEVTDKEILAEIYSSARVIKEKIYGNRIVLFAPLYISNYCVNNCEYCGYKQSNQDFVRRRLSKDELADEVRVLQDLGHKRLVIEAGEDPVQCDIDYVVDAIKTVYSVKVDNGSIRRVNINIAATTIEDYQKLRDAEIGTYILFQETYHRPTYAALHHNGPKRDYDWHTTAMDRAQMGGIDDVGVGVLYGLYDHKYDTIAMLMHAEHLEERFGVGPHTVSVPRLREADNVNLKTYPFLVKDDDFKQLVAVLRLSVPYAGMILSTREEPSFRDEVIQLGISQVSAGSSTGVGGYMEAKQGLAGMSKEKPQFEVGDHRSPEEIIRGLCRDGYVPSYCTACYREGRTGDRFMRLAKSGQIHNVCQPNSLLTFKEYLLDYADEETRALGEEIIRKGLDDIPKEAARKITKDRLQRIENGERDLRF from the coding sequence ATGGAGCATTTGCGGAAGGATTGGGAACCGGCGGATTTTATCAATGACGCAGAGATATTATCCAGCCTGGAAGAGGCGAAGAGGCTGGCCGGTGAAGAGGCCGTTGTACGGTCCATTTTAGAGAAATCCAGGTCCTGCAAGGGATTGACCCACCGGGAAGCTGCAGTACTCCTGGAGGTTACGGATAAAGAAATTCTAGCAGAGATTTACAGCTCGGCAAGGGTGATTAAGGAGAAAATATACGGCAACCGAATCGTATTATTTGCTCCTTTGTATATAAGCAATTATTGTGTCAATAACTGCGAATACTGCGGATATAAGCAGTCCAATCAGGATTTTGTAAGGCGGAGGCTGAGCAAGGATGAATTGGCGGATGAAGTCCGTGTGCTGCAGGATCTGGGCCATAAACGCCTGGTTATTGAAGCAGGAGAAGACCCGGTGCAGTGTGACATTGACTATGTCGTTGATGCGATCAAAACGGTGTATTCCGTAAAGGTCGATAATGGCAGCATCCGCCGAGTGAACATCAATATTGCAGCAACCACAATTGAAGATTATCAGAAGCTGAGGGATGCGGAGATAGGGACCTATATTCTTTTTCAGGAGACCTATCATAGACCCACCTATGCAGCGCTGCATCACAACGGTCCGAAACGGGATTATGACTGGCATACCACGGCCATGGACCGCGCACAGATGGGCGGGATCGATGATGTCGGCGTAGGTGTTCTTTACGGTTTATATGACCACAAATATGACACCATTGCGATGTTAATGCATGCAGAACACCTGGAAGAACGGTTCGGGGTTGGCCCGCATACGGTATCCGTTCCCAGATTGCGTGAGGCGGACAATGTAAATTTGAAAACGTATCCATTCCTGGTGAAGGATGATGATTTCAAGCAGCTGGTTGCCGTTCTGCGGCTGTCTGTTCCTTATGCCGGAATGATCCTATCCACCCGTGAAGAACCTTCTTTCCGCGATGAGGTCATTCAGCTCGGGATTTCCCAAGTGAGTGCCGGGTCCAGTACAGGTGTAGGCGGTTATATGGAGGCAAAGCAGGGATTAGCAGGGATGTCCAAGGAAAAACCCCAGTTCGAAGTTGGTGATCATCGTTCGCCTGAAGAAATTATCCGCGGACTTTGCCGGGATGGCTATGTTCCCAGCTATTGCACCGCCTGTTACCGGGAAGGGCGCACCGGTGACCGGTTCATGCGTCTGGCGAAATCGGGGCAGATTCATAATGTGTGCCAGCCGAACTCGCTTTTAACATTTAAAGAATATTTACTGGATTACGCAGATGAGGAAACCCGTGCACTCGGTGAAGAAATCATCCGCAAAGGGCTCGATGATATTCCCAAGGAAGCCGCACGGAAGATTACTAAGGACCGGCTGCAGCGGATCGAGAACGGCGAGCGGGATTTACGCTTTTAA
- the hydF gene encoding [FeFe] hydrogenase H-cluster maturation GTPase HydF, giving the protein MQSTPQSNKMHIAVFGRRNSGKSSLINALTGMPFLVVGDKPGTTTEPVFQAFDIPIVGPFIIVDTAGIDDDSDLGRFRVQKTREVMDLTDLSLLIFSEESDDYKLEKEWYHELVKRNIPVIGVITKVDDHYVDVDLLKTELKIPFVKVSSKKNINFGSLRHAIRDFAPAEFERASILGDLVSPGQVVVMVMPETIPAPKYRLVSSQQQILRDLLDHHVMALSVTEVELPTLLMNLKGMPDLVITDSQVYDSVSEILPANVPLTTFAILMARFKGDLPTFVAGAETIASLQPGDKVLLSEACIHHPHNGEIDRELVKAKLQEIAGGKLEIRTSVGPDFPADLSGYKLIVHCGGCIFNRKQLMMRLANSGNQRVPITNYGIAFAYFKGILPRVLEIMHVSS; this is encoded by the coding sequence ATGCAATCCACACCGCAATCTAACAAGATGCATATTGCTGTTTTTGGCCGGAGGAATTCCGGGAAATCCAGTTTGATCAACGCCCTTACCGGAATGCCTTTTCTGGTTGTCGGCGACAAGCCGGGCACAACGACTGAACCGGTCTTCCAGGCTTTTGACATCCCTATAGTGGGCCCCTTCATTATCGTCGATACCGCCGGGATTGATGATGATTCCGACCTTGGCCGTTTCCGTGTCCAGAAGACCCGGGAGGTTATGGATCTGACTGATCTTAGCCTGCTGATCTTCTCGGAGGAGTCTGATGATTATAAGCTGGAAAAGGAATGGTACCATGAACTGGTCAAACGCAACATTCCCGTAATCGGTGTGATTACGAAAGTAGATGATCACTATGTCGATGTGGATCTGTTAAAAACAGAATTGAAGATCCCGTTCGTCAAGGTCAGTTCAAAGAAAAATATAAATTTCGGAAGCCTGCGCCATGCGATACGCGATTTCGCCCCTGCCGAATTTGAGCGTGCCAGTATACTTGGCGATCTGGTGAGCCCGGGCCAAGTCGTGGTGATGGTTATGCCGGAGACCATTCCTGCACCGAAATACCGGTTAGTGTCCTCCCAGCAGCAGATCCTGCGTGATTTACTGGATCATCATGTAATGGCTTTATCCGTTACTGAAGTTGAGCTTCCGACACTGCTGATGAACCTCAAAGGGATGCCGGATCTGGTCATCACGGATTCCCAGGTATACGACAGTGTGAGCGAAATTCTACCGGCCAACGTGCCATTAACCACCTTTGCCATTCTAATGGCACGGTTTAAGGGGGATTTGCCGACCTTTGTAGCCGGGGCTGAGACGATTGCCAGCCTGCAGCCGGGGGATAAGGTGCTGCTGTCGGAGGCCTGTATCCATCATCCGCATAACGGGGAGATTGACCGTGAACTGGTGAAGGCGAAGCTGCAGGAAATAGCAGGAGGCAAACTGGAGATCAGAACCAGTGTCGGGCCTGACTTCCCGGCTGATCTTTCCGGCTATAAGCTGATCGTACACTGCGGCGGCTGTATATTCAACCGCAAGCAGCTGATGATGCGGCTGGCGAACTCAGGAAACCAGCGGGTGCCGATCACGAACTACGGCATTGCATTTGCTTACTTCAAAGGCATCTTGCCGCGTGTGCTCGAAATTATGCATGTGAGTTCTTAA
- a CDS encoding aspartate ammonia-lyase encodes MEQARRALRSEQDALGSWDIPESAYYGIHTARAMENFPVSGRAVNPNLIRSLVTVKKAAALAHLKLNTYPAEIGSAIVQACDDIQAGKYMEQFTVDALQGGAGTSTNMNVNEVLANRAVELLGGVLGDYTVVHPLDHVNCCQSTNDVYPTALRIAAIGLVRRLSEAFASLQETLQEKELEFADVLKLGRTELMDALPMTVGQSFGAYAKAVARDRWRLYKAEERLREINIGGTAIGTGMNAPAKYTFYMTDLLQDLTGYGLSRSEFPMDPTQNMDVFVEVSGLLKAASVNLLKISGDLRLLASGPAGGLGELKLPAVQAGSSIMPGKVNPVIAEMTGLVAMRVIANDTAVTLAAAGGQLELNAFMPLIAESLLESLEILDHAVRLFEERCVRGILVHAERCSELLENSTVLAAAFIGHIGYEKSAEVAKKASREGKSVRQVLVESRLLPEEQIDQILNLNQITKPGVPGK; translated from the coding sequence ATGGAGCAGGCACGCAGAGCATTGCGCAGTGAACAGGATGCATTAGGCAGCTGGGATATCCCGGAGTCAGCATATTATGGAATTCATACGGCCCGGGCCATGGAGAACTTCCCTGTAAGCGGGCGGGCGGTTAACCCGAATTTGATCCGGAGCCTGGTCACGGTGAAAAAAGCTGCGGCGCTGGCCCACTTGAAGCTGAATACGTATCCGGCGGAGATTGGTTCTGCCATTGTGCAGGCTTGTGATGATATTCAGGCCGGGAAATACATGGAGCAGTTTACAGTTGATGCGCTGCAAGGCGGTGCAGGGACTTCGACCAATATGAATGTTAATGAAGTATTGGCTAACCGGGCGGTTGAGCTGCTGGGCGGAGTGCTTGGAGACTACACGGTGGTGCATCCGCTGGATCATGTTAACTGCTGCCAATCCACTAATGATGTCTACCCGACAGCACTGAGAATTGCTGCAATAGGCCTGGTCCGCAGACTGAGTGAGGCGTTCGCTTCCCTTCAGGAGACTTTGCAGGAGAAAGAGCTTGAATTCGCAGATGTGCTGAAGCTGGGACGTACGGAACTGATGGATGCGCTGCCGATGACAGTTGGCCAGAGCTTCGGTGCCTACGCCAAAGCGGTCGCTAGAGACCGCTGGCGGCTCTATAAAGCGGAGGAGCGGCTGCGGGAAATCAATATAGGCGGTACAGCGATCGGCACCGGAATGAATGCGCCGGCCAAATATACATTCTATATGACGGATCTGCTGCAGGATCTGACCGGCTACGGTCTGTCGCGCAGTGAGTTTCCAATGGACCCGACCCAGAATATGGATGTATTCGTTGAAGTCTCCGGCCTGCTGAAAGCCGCCTCTGTGAATCTGCTGAAAATCTCAGGAGATCTTCGTCTGCTGGCAAGCGGACCTGCAGGCGGGCTTGGGGAGCTTAAGCTCCCGGCCGTACAGGCAGGATCTTCGATCATGCCCGGTAAGGTCAATCCGGTAATAGCCGAGATGACCGGACTCGTAGCGATGCGTGTAATAGCCAATGATACAGCGGTTACCCTGGCTGCTGCCGGCGGCCAGCTGGAGCTGAATGCTTTTATGCCTCTAATTGCGGAATCACTGCTGGAATCGCTGGAGATTCTGGACCATGCCGTCCGGTTGTTCGAGGAACGCTGTGTACGGGGAATTCTTGTCCATGCTGAGCGGTGCAGTGAGCTGCTGGAGAACTCCACCGTGCTTGCTGCCGCATTCATAGGCCACATCGGGTATGAGAAGAGTGCTGAAGTTGCTAAAAAAGCCAGCCGTGAAGGTAAATCTGTACGCCAAGTGCTTGTGGAATCCCGGCTGCTTCCGGAGGAGCAGATTGACCAGATATTGAATCTTAATCAGATAACGAAGCCCGGTGTACCCGGTAAATAA
- the hydF gene encoding [FeFe] hydrogenase H-cluster maturation GTPase HydF, with product MSLNESPRGSRLHIALFGRRNAGKSSLINALAKQDIAVVSPVKGTTTDPVYKSMELLPLGPVVLIDTAGLDDEGELGGQRKKKTLEVLNKTDIALLVIDAYSGVTSFDKEIAGLIQSKNIPVIGVLNKTDLLTRTDESNRKDLVELVKISQELLGFQVIPVSAAEQQGVSMLRKALTTAVPEEDDRFRIVGDLLTPGDLVVLVVPIDKAAPKGRLILPQQQTIRDILESDAIAVVTKEHELKQTLESLGRKPRLVITDSQVFLKVAADTPKDIPLTSFSILFARHKGDLEELVRGARAIDRLEDGDKVLIAEPCTHHTQPDDIGSVKLPRWIRQATGRNIEFHHANGMSFPEDVNDYALIVHCGGCMINRRQMLWRMEQAALKGVPIVNYGVAIAHVQGILERAISAFPLARLAWEEEEAGKPVIN from the coding sequence GTGAGCCTGAACGAATCCCCCCGTGGAAGCCGCCTGCATATCGCCTTATTCGGCAGGCGCAATGCCGGCAAATCCAGCCTAATCAATGCGCTGGCTAAGCAGGACATTGCCGTTGTGTCTCCGGTGAAAGGGACGACTACAGACCCTGTCTATAAATCGATGGAGTTGCTTCCGCTCGGGCCTGTCGTGCTAATAGATACAGCAGGTCTTGATGATGAAGGGGAGCTTGGGGGGCAGCGCAAAAAGAAAACGCTGGAAGTGTTGAACAAAACCGATATTGCCCTCCTGGTTATCGATGCTTACAGTGGCGTGACCTCCTTTGACAAAGAGATTGCCGGACTTATTCAGAGCAAAAACATCCCTGTCATTGGGGTATTGAATAAAACGGATTTGTTAACCCGGACGGATGAATCGAATCGCAAAGACCTTGTGGAACTGGTGAAAATATCGCAAGAGCTGTTGGGATTCCAAGTCATCCCTGTCTCTGCGGCAGAGCAGCAGGGGGTCAGCATGCTGAGGAAAGCGCTGACTACTGCAGTTCCGGAGGAGGATGACCGCTTCCGCATCGTAGGAGACCTGCTCACTCCCGGTGACCTGGTTGTGCTGGTCGTACCGATTGACAAAGCAGCGCCCAAAGGCAGGCTAATCTTGCCTCAGCAGCAGACCATCCGTGATATTCTGGAGAGCGATGCCATAGCGGTTGTTACCAAGGAACATGAACTGAAGCAAACGCTGGAGAGCCTTGGCAGGAAGCCGCGGCTGGTGATTACCGATTCGCAGGTTTTTCTGAAGGTTGCCGCAGATACGCCTAAGGATATTCCGCTTACCTCATTCTCTATCTTGTTTGCCCGTCATAAGGGGGATTTGGAGGAACTGGTCAGGGGCGCACGGGCGATCGACCGGCTGGAGGATGGAGACAAGGTGCTGATTGCCGAGCCTTGTACCCATCACACGCAGCCGGACGATATCGGCAGTGTGAAGCTTCCGCGCTGGATCCGGCAGGCGACCGGCAGAAACATCGAGTTTCATCATGCGAATGGTATGAGCTTCCCGGAAGACGTGAACGATTATGCGCTCATTGTGCATTGCGGCGGGTGTATGATCAACCGCAGACAGATGCTGTGGCGGATGGAACAGGCGGCTTTAAAGGGCGTGCCAATTGTAAATTACGGCGTGGCCATTGCTCATGTGCAGGGAATCCTGGAGCGGGCGATTTCTGCTTTTCCGCTTGCGCGACTGGCATGGGAGGAAGAAGAAGCGGGCAAACCGGTTATTAATTAA